TCTCCGGAAAAGCCAAACTCGCTACGCTCGGACACAAGGCTTTTTCCTCCGACCACCCCCACCCCCTCCCTGCGGCCCTCTCCGCGACCGTGCCGAACTGCAGTTGCAGTGCTCCCCTCTCCCGCATGCGGGGGAGGGGCCGGGGGAGGGGGCCTGCCACCGACTCGCTCCAACGCCGACCTGACAGGAAGCCCTCCCCCAGAATCGGGGGGAGGGTGGCGAGCCTAAAGCGAGCCGGGTGGGGGCCGCGGTGGGGTCACCCCAGCCGCAGCGCTTTGTGCACCTTGGCGTATGTCGACGCCACCGCCACGAGCGGCGACGCCACGCCACGCCCGGCGATCCGCCCCGCGCGCAGCGCCGCGAGCAGCCCCTCGCGCGTGGGCTCGAAGGGGGGCACCTCCACGAAGGCACGCCCCATCTCCCCCAGCGTGTGCGAGTCCGAGCCGGCGCCCAGGAGCTTGCCGTGGTCCAGCGCCCAGCGCTCCCCGCGCAGGTTGACGCCCCGCTTCCAGGTGCGCGCGTTGTGCGCCTCCACCACGTCCACGAGGTCGGCGAGGCGGTCGAGGAGGTGCCCACCCCCGGAGCGGCGGGTGTCGAAGGGATGGGGGAGGTAGACCACGCCGCCCTGCTCGCGGATCCGCTCGCAGGTCTCCCGCGCGGGGGTGCCCTTGGGGATCTGCTCCCTGAGCAGGATGCCGATGACGTCTGCACCCTCGGCGGTCTTCACCTCCTCGCCCACCAAGATCCGCTCCGGGTCCATCCGGTGCAGCTCCAGCGCGGCCGAGACCTCGTTGTGGTCGGTCACCACCAGGCGGTCGATCCCGCGCTCGCGGGCGGTCTCCAGGATGCGCTCCGGCGGGCAGAGGCAGTCGAACGAGGCGTGGGTGTGCGAGTGCATGTCCATGCGGAGGAGGCGCTCAGCCACGGGCCGCCTCCTCGCGCCGGGCCAGCTCCGCCCACACCTCGCGGGCGCGGGCCTCCAGCGCCTCCCGCGACCCGGCGTTCTCGACCACCAGGTCGGCGCGGGCGCGCTTCAGCTCCGCCGGCATCTGCGCGGAGACCATCCTGCGCGCTTCGCCGGGATCGAGGCCGCGGTCCTCCACGAGGCGGCGGAGCCGCTCCTCCTCCGGGGCGTCCACCAGCACGATCAGGTCGAACTCGTCCGCCAGCCCCACCTCGAAGAGGAGCGGGATGTCGGCCACCACCAGCGGCTCGCCCCGGTCCGCCGCGCGCCGGTACTCCTCCTCGCGCAGCGCGTACACGGCGGGGTGCACGATGCCCTCCAG
This genomic window from Longimicrobiaceae bacterium contains:
- a CDS encoding PHP domain-containing protein → MAERLLRMDMHSHTHASFDCLCPPERILETARERGIDRLVVTDHNEVSAALELHRMDPERILVGEEVKTAEGADVIGILLREQIPKGTPARETCERIREQGGVVYLPHPFDTRRSGGGHLLDRLADLVDVVEAHNARTWKRGVNLRGERWALDHGKLLGAGSDSHTLGEMGRAFVEVPPFEPTREGLLAALRAGRIAGRGVASPLVAVASTYAKVHKALRLG
- the coaE gene encoding dephospho-CoA kinase (Dephospho-CoA kinase (CoaE) performs the final step in coenzyme A biosynthesis.), giving the protein MLKVGLTGNIAAGKSSVVRVWRALGAPVVDADELARRAVEPGTPALRAVVEAWGPGVLDPSGALDRGVLRRIVFADPDARARLEGIVHPAVYALREEEYRRAADRGEPLVVADIPLLFEVGLADEFDLIVLVDAPEEERLRRLVEDRGLDPGEARRMVSAQMPAELKRARADLVVENAGSREALEARAREVWAELARREEAARG